The nucleotide sequence CGGTCATTGATTATCTCCCCTCCCCGCTCGATATTACTGCAACCGTAGGAACCGATGTGGATAATCCTGAAAAATCCCATGTCCGCCATCCTTCCGTCCGTGATCCTTTTTCCGCTTTGGCTTTTAAACTGATCAACGATCCTTTTGTAGGGCAACAGACCTTTATCCGTGTTTATTCCGGCCTGCTGAAAAGCGGGATGCAGGTGCTTAATTCAACAAAAGACAAACACGAACGGATCGGCCGTATCATGAAGATCCACGCAAAGGACCGTGAAGAAGTCAGTGAAGCCGGCCCAGGAGATATTGTCGCCCTGATCGGCCTGAAGTTGACGAAAACCGGCGATACCTTGTGCGACCCCAGCCATCCTTTGCACCTGGAATCGATTACTGTGCCCCTCACCGTCATAGAAATGAAAATCGTGCCTGCATCACGTAAAGATCAGAGCAAGCTTGGAGAGGCCTTGCATAAGCTCTCCAATGAAGATCCTTCTTTCAACATCCGTTATGATGAAGAAACTGAAGAAACCGTTATCGCAGGGATGGGCGAACTTCACCTCGAGATTATCATCGACCGGCTGAAACATGAATTCGGCGTTGAAGTTGAGATCAGCGAACCTTCGGTAGCTTACCGGGAAACCATAACTGCCGAAGTGGAAGTTTCCCACCGGCATTCGAAGCAGACCGGTGGCAAGGGCCAGTTTGCCGAAACCCACATGCGGCTTGAACCTAACGAAGGCAACGGCTATGAATTTGTCGACCGGATCAAGGGCGGCGCTATTCCTCTGGAATTTATACCCTCAGTAAACAAAGGCATCCAGAAAACTATTGCACAGGGCGTTCTGTCGGGCTTCCCGGTAGTCGATATCAGGGTGGTGCTCCATGATGGCAAATTCCACCCTGTTGATTCCTCCGATATGGCTTTCCAGACCTGTGGTTCCATTTGCTTCAAAGAGGGTTTTATGAAAGCCGGTCCGGTCCTGCTCGAACCGATCATGAAAGTTGAGATCAATACCCCTGATGATTACATCGGCGATATCGTCGGCAACCTGAATAAACGTCGAGGAAAGGTCGAATCTTTGCGCCGCCACCGTAAAGGTTCTCAGAAAGTGCTGGCATTCGTTCCGTTAGTTGAAATGTTCGGTTACGCCACGGCCCTCAGGAACATTTCAAGTGGCCGGGCAAGCTTCTCTATGGACTTTTTCAAATACATGGCGCTTAGCAAAGCTGTCCAGGAAGAGGTGTTAAGGAAACTGGCCGAGAAAAAAGCGGCGATGAAGAAATAGACTCTAATTATTTTTTACCTAACTTTCTGGCAAATTCAAATCCCCGAATATGCCTATTCCCACCTCAAGAACCAAAGAAGTTGCCCGGATCACAATCGATGCGGAAAAATGTAACGGCTGCGGACTCTGCATAGATGTTTGCAAGGACTTCGGCATCATTATAAAAGATGGAAAAGCTGTAGTATCTGGTCAGCCGATATTCGGCTGTATCGGCTGCGGACACTGTATGGCCCTCTGCCCGAAAGGGGCCATTAAGATCGAAGGGAGATTTACTTCTCCGGATGATCTGTTCCCATTGCCTGACAAGTCGGGAATGGCTTCATATGATGCTCTTCTGAAACTATTCCAGCGAAGAAGGAGCATACGGGAATTCAAAAACAAGCCTGTTGAACAGGAACTGATCGATAAAATAATTACTGCAGCTTCCACTGCCCCGATGGGATTACCGCCTTCAGATGTGAGTATCCTGGTAATCAATGGGAAAGAAAAAGCATTCCGGTTTTCCAAAGATTATTGCGAATACCTTGTAAACTTAAAATGGATGGTAACACCCATCGGTCTTTTCTTTATGCGGCTTTTCTATGGTAAGGAAAACGGGGAAATGTTCCGGGATTTTATCAAACCATTGATTGATACTTATGTCGGATATATGAAAAAAGGCGAAAACCTGGTAATGTATGATGCCCCATTAGCTCTTTATTTCTATGGGTCCCCCTATACCGATCCGGCCGATCCGCTTATCGCAGCCACCTATGCCATGACTGCGGCCGAATCTCTTGGTCTGGGAACCTGCATGCTCGGCGGAATCCATCCTTTCATCCAGTCGGGCAGGGCGGCAAGGAAATTTCGTGAAAAACAAGGTATCCGGTTTAAAAGCCGCGAAGGCTTATTTCTCATCATCGGTCATCCAAGGGTAAAATACCAGAATGGGATCAAAAGGACTTTTGCGAATATCGATTACCATTCCTAGCTCCCTTTTATAAGCGCTGACTCCTTCAAAAATGCCGAAAGCAGCAGGCTTAATGCCATCAGCCCGCATAGTACGATCAGCGGCATTGACATCGAGCCGGTTGCCGCGGATTTAAAACTGTCCATGCCAAATATAAAAGCTATCCCGGATATCTGGCCCATTAACAGGAGCAACCCGTTAGTCGTGCCTTCAGGTGCC is from Bacteroidales bacterium and encodes:
- a CDS encoding nitroreductase family protein, coding for MPIPTSRTKEVARITIDAEKCNGCGLCIDVCKDFGIIIKDGKAVVSGQPIFGCIGCGHCMALCPKGAIKIEGRFTSPDDLFPLPDKSGMASYDALLKLFQRRRSIREFKNKPVEQELIDKIITAASTAPMGLPPSDVSILVINGKEKAFRFSKDYCEYLVNLKWMVTPIGLFFMRLFYGKENGEMFRDFIKPLIDTYVGYMKKGENLVMYDAPLALYFYGSPYTDPADPLIAATYAMTAAESLGLGTCMLGGIHPFIQSGRAARKFREKQGIRFKSREGLFLIIGHPRVKYQNGIKRTFANIDYHS
- the fusA gene encoding elongation factor G produces the protein MPLNKLRNIGIAAHIDAGKTTVTERILFYTGVTRKMGEVHDGQATMDFMKQEQERGITIASAAISCEWKDSHINLIDTPGHVDFTVEVERSLRVIDGMIALFCAVGGVEPQSETVWNQADRYKVPRIAFINKMDRTGADFFDVVTQMNQVLDANAIAFQIPMGVEEDFEGIIDIIEEKAYLFKDNTREELPVPAQYREKVAEARALLIERLADFNDEVAELFLEDKEVSNELLKTAARGATLRLNITPVFCGAAYKNKGVQLLLNAVIDYLPSPLDITATVGTDVDNPEKSHVRHPSVRDPFSALAFKLINDPFVGQQTFIRVYSGLLKSGMQVLNSTKDKHERIGRIMKIHAKDREEVSEAGPGDIVALIGLKLTKTGDTLCDPSHPLHLESITVPLTVIEMKIVPASRKDQSKLGEALHKLSNEDPSFNIRYDEETEETVIAGMGELHLEIIIDRLKHEFGVEVEISEPSVAYRETITAEVEVSHRHSKQTGGKGQFAETHMRLEPNEGNGYEFVDRIKGGAIPLEFIPSVNKGIQKTIAQGVLSGFPVVDIRVVLHDGKFHPVDSSDMAFQTCGSICFKEGFMKAGPVLLEPIMKVEINTPDDYIGDIVGNLNKRRGKVESLRRHRKGSQKVLAFVPLVEMFGYATALRNISSGRASFSMDFFKYMALSKAVQEEVLRKLAEKKAAMKK